One Phoenix dactylifera cultivar Barhee BC4 unplaced genomic scaffold, palm_55x_up_171113_PBpolish2nd_filt_p 000026F, whole genome shotgun sequence genomic window carries:
- the LOC103698103 gene encoding pentatricopeptide repeat-containing protein At3g60050-like: MRSTILFCSRYGKFFSGSRTRIWPSMGLCNNGSRADEENSKDTDERLDLGHLHNGSQTQNLKDNGERLDLGHLHDGSKIQDAKDSGEKLDLGHLPDESNRESGPNKADNHDHSGHPKDNDERFDCEHLSQETFLKFSPEGADGDDHDDLNIRRRFLEGVKSNADQVFQILQQDGPGFDARPVLEELQLKVSNALVREVLLRILMSINGANKSRYAKLAYKFFVWSGQQKDYKHTTNTYNLTMKIFAKSEELKAMWRLVDEMTENGLPVTARTFNILICTCGEAGMARKVVERFIKSKTFNYRPFKHSFNAILHSLLTVNQYQLIEWVYQQMLLERYSPDVLTYNVIMRAKYMLGKLDQFHRLLDEMGKNGLAPDLHTYNLLLHVLGKGDKPLAALNLLNYMNDVGCSPSVLHFTTLIDGLSRSGNLDACKYFFDEMVKKGCEPDVICYTVMITGYVVAGEFEKAQQLFVDMLIKGQLPNVFTYNSMIRGLCITGKFDEACSMLKDMDNKGCTPNFSVYSTLVSRLRNAGKVSEANNIISYMVEKGHYLHLLSRFKGYRRC; the protein is encoded by the coding sequence ATGAGATCTACTATTCTCTTTTGTTCAAGATACGGGAAGTTCTTCTCCGGTTCCCGGACACGGATTTGGCCTTCGATGGGTCTCTGCAACAATGGTAGCAGAGCAGATGAGGAGAATTCCAAGGATACTGATGAAAGATTGGATCTTGGGCACCTTCACAATGGCAGCCAGACCCAAAACTTGAAAGATAATGGCGAAAGATTGGATCTTGGGCACCTTCACGATGGCAGCAAGATCCAAGACGCGAAGGATAGTGGTGAAAAATTGGATCTTGGTCACCTTCCAGATGAGAGCAATCGTGAATCTGGCCCTAATAAGGCAGACAACCATGACCATTCTGGCCACCCAAAGGATAATGATGAAAGATTTGATTGCGAACACCTTTCCCAAGAGACCTTTCTTAAATTTTCTCCAGAGGGAGCGGATGGTGATGACCATGATGATCTCAACATACGTCGGAGGTTCCTCGAGGGTGTTAAATCCAATGCTGATCAGGTTTTCCAAATACTCCAACAGGATGGGCCGGGCTTTGATGCCCGACCGGTGCTCGAAGAGCTGCAGCTGAAGGTGTCTAATGCTCTTGTCAGGGAAGTCCTGCTCCGCATTCTGATGTCCATCAATGGTGCGAACAAGTCACGGTATGCGAAGCTGGCCTATAAGTTCTTTGTTTGGTCAGGCCAGCAGAAGGACTATAAGCACACTACCAACACCTATAATCTTACCATGAAGATTTTTGCCAAATCGGAGGAGTTGAAAGCAATGTGGAGATTGGTCGATGAGATGACGGAAAATGGGCTCCCAGTCACTGCCCGCACATTTAACATATTGATTTGCACTTGTGGAGAGGCAGGTATGGCAAGAAAGGTGGTAGAAAGATTTATAAAATCAAAGACTTTCAATTATCGTCCCTTCAAGCACTCCTTCAATGCGATCCTCCATTCGCTTCTCACTGTGAATCAGTATCAGTTGATTGAGTGGGTTTACCAACAGATGTTGCTCGAACGATATTCTCCAGATGTTTTGACATATAATGTTATAATGCGTGCCAAATACATGTTGGGTAAGCTAGATCAGTTCCATAGGTTGCTTGATGAGATGGGGAAAAATGGGCTTGCTCCTGATTTACATACTTATAATTTACTACTTCATGTGCTTGGAAAAGGAGACAAACCACTTGCTGCACTTAATCTTTTGAACTATATGAATGATGTTGGTTGCTCTCCAAGTGTTCTCCATTTTACCACTTTGATCGATGGGCTTAGTCGTTCTGGGAATCTTGATGCttgcaaatatttttttgatgagaTGGTCAAGAAAGGATGTGAACCAGATGTTATATGTTATACAGTAATGATAACAGGGTATGTAGTGGCAGGTGAGTTTGAGAAGGCTCAGCAATTGTTTGTTGATATGTTAATAAAAGGGCAGCTACCAAATGTGTTTACATACAATTCTATGATCCGTGGGCTTTGTATTACTGGCAAATTTGACGAGGCATGCTCCATGCTGAAGGATATGGACAATAAGGGCTGCACTCCAAATTTCTCGGTGTATAGTACGTTAGTTAGTAGGCTGCGGAATGCAGGGAAGGTTTCTGAAGCAAATAATATAATTAGCTATATGGTGGAGAAGGGTCACTATCTTCATTTATTGTCAAGGTTCAAAGGATATAGGAGATGCTAA